CGGCGACGTGGCGGTTGATCTTGCTGATCGCCACCTCGTTGATCATCGGTCCAATCGCCACGCCGGGTTCGAGACCTGATCCCACCTTCATCTTTTCGACGCGGGCGACGAGCTTGTCCGCGAAGGCATCATAGACGCCGGCTTGCACGAGGATCCGATTGGCGCAAACGCAGGTCTGGCCGCCATTGCGGAACTTCGACATGATCGCACCTTCGACCGCGAGGTCGAGATCGGCATCGTCGAAGACGATGAAGGGCGCATTTCCGCCGAGTTCGAGGCTCAGCCGCTTGACGCTGTCTGCGGCGCCGCGCATGAGCAGCGAGCCGATGCGCGTCGAGCCTGTGAACGAGATCTTGCGCACTGTTTCGTTGGCCATGATCTCCGCGCCGATCTCTGTCGGCAGGCCGGTGAGAATATTGATGACGCCGGCGGGAATTCCGGCGCGCTCGGCCAGCACCCCGAGAGCCAGCGCCGAATAGGGCGTGAAATCCGACGGCTTGATCACGACGGTGCACCCCGCCGCGAGCGCGGGAGCCACCTTGCGCGTGATCATGGCGTTCGGGAAATTCCAGGGCGTGATGATTGCGCACACGCCCACCGGCTCCTTGAGAACAACGATGCGCCGATCGGGCGTCGGCGAGGGGATCGTCGTGCCGCCGATACGCCGGGCTTCCTCCGCGAACCATTTGACGAAGGAGGCACCGTAGCGGATCTCGCCCCTGGACTCGTCCAACGGCTTGCCCTGTTCGAGCGTCAGAATGCGCGCCAGATCGTCCAGATGCGCGATCATGAGCCCATGCCAGGCTTCCAGAAGCGCGGCGCGCTCGGCGTTGGTCTTCGCACGCCAGGTGGCGTAGGCCTTGGCCGCCGCGGCAATAGCGGCGTGCGCGTCGTCCCGCCCCATATTCGGTACGGTGCCAAGGATGGCCTGCGTTGCCGGGTCGATCACGTCGATCGTCGCTTCCGAGAGCGCTCCCAGCCATTGGCCGCCGATCAAGCCCTGCTGGCGGAAGAGCTCTTTGTCGTTCAGCTTCTGCATCTGCTGATCCTTCGATTAGGAGAGACGGGAAAGCACGGCTGCGGTGATCGCCTCGGTGCGCTCTTTGCCTGGCACCGTGCCGATGCCACGGGACGTAGTGGCCTCCAGCGCCGCCATGATGCGTATTGCGGCGTCAGTCTCGCCCAGATGCTCGAGCATCATCGCCCCGGACCAGATGGCCGCGATCGGGCTGGCAATGCCGAGATGGGCGATGTCCGGTGCCGAGCCATGAACGGGCTCGAACATCGAAGGAGCGCTGCGGTCCGGGTTGACGTTGGCCGAGGCGGCAAAGCCGAGTCCGCCCTGGATGGCGGCGCCGAGATCGGTCAGGATGTCGCCGAAGAGGTTGGATGCGACGACAACGTCGAGG
This region of Bradyrhizobium sp. CCGUVB1N3 genomic DNA includes:
- a CDS encoding NAD-dependent succinate-semialdehyde dehydrogenase produces the protein MQKLNDKELFRQQGLIGGQWLGALSEATIDVIDPATQAILGTVPNMGRDDAHAAIAAAAKAYATWRAKTNAERAALLEAWHGLMIAHLDDLARILTLEQGKPLDESRGEIRYGASFVKWFAEEARRIGGTTIPSPTPDRRIVVLKEPVGVCAIITPWNFPNAMITRKVAPALAAGCTVVIKPSDFTPYSALALGVLAERAGIPAGVINILTGLPTEIGAEIMANETVRKISFTGSTRIGSLLMRGAADSVKRLSLELGGNAPFIVFDDADLDLAVEGAIMSKFRNGGQTCVCANRILVQAGVYDAFADKLVARVEKMKVGSGLEPGVAIGPMINEVAISKINRHVADALSKGARIAARPVTQPKGPQFTAPIVLTEATTDMVLAHEETFGPVAPLFRFETDEEAIAIANATPFGLAAYFYTRDLKRSWRVAEALEAGMIGLNTGMVSTEVAPFGGVKQSGLGREGAQVGIEEYLEMKTFHIGGLG